A section of the Meles meles chromosome 8, mMelMel3.1 paternal haplotype, whole genome shotgun sequence genome encodes:
- the RHOG gene encoding rho-related GTP-binding protein RhoG, with the protein MQSIKCVVVGDGAVGKTCLLICYTTNAFPKEYIPTVFDNYSAQSAVDGRTVNLNLWDTAGQEEYDRLRTLSYPQTNVFVICFSIASPPSYENVRHKWHPEVCHHCPDVPILLVGTKKDLRAQPDTLRRLKEQGQAPITPQQGQALAKQIHAVRYLECSALQQDGVKEVFAEAVRAVLNPTPVKRGRSCVLL; encoded by the coding sequence ATGCAGAGCATCAAGTGCGTGGTGGTGGGCGATGGGGCTGTGGGCAAGACGTGCCTGCTCATCTGCTACACAACTAACGCCTTCCCCAAGGAGTACATCCCCACGGTGTTCGACAACTACAGCGCCCAGAGCGCGGTGGACGGGCGCACAGTGAACCTGAACCTGTGGGACACAGCGGGCCAGGAGGAGTACGACCGACTGCGCACGCTCTCCTACCCTCAGACCAACGTCTTTGTCATCTGTTTCTCCATAGCCAGTCCGCCCTCCTACGAGAACGTGCGGCACAAGTGGCACCCAGAGGTGTGCCACCACTGCCCCGATGTGCCCATCCTGCTGGTGGGCACCAAGAAGGACCTGAGAGCGCAGCCTGACACCCTCCGGCGCCTTAAGGAGCAGGGCCAGGCACCCATCACACCGCAGCAGGGCCAGGCCCTGGCCAAGCAGATCCATGCTGTGCGCTACCTCGAGTGCTCTGCCCTACAGCAGGACGGCGTCAAGGAAGTGTTTGCTGAGGCCGTCCGGGCCGTGCTCAACCCCACACCCGTCAAGCGTGGGCGGTCCTGTGTCCTCTTGTGA